DNA sequence from the Rhodothermales bacterium genome:
ACGCCCGGGCGATCGGGCGGTCGCTCCAGTGGGACCCCAGCCTGTTCGGTTATGTCAAGGACCATCCGGAGGAGGATCTGTCCTACTCCGAGTTGGACAGCGCGCCTTTTGCCCCTCTCGGCGTCGTCGTCGAATCGCGGTTCGAGTGGGGCGAGGACCGGCCGCCGCGGATACCCTGGGAAGACACGATCATCTACGAGACGCACGTGCGCGGCATCAGCAAGCTGCACCCGGACGTCGATGCCCCGCTGCAGGGCACGTACCTGGGCCTCGCCTCCGACGCCGTCATCGACCATCTGCGCACGCTCGGCGTCACGACCATCCAGCTCCTGCCGGTCCATGCGAAGGTGCAGGACGAGTTCCTGGTGGAGAAAGGGCTCTCGAACTACTGGGGTTACAATACGCTGTCCTTCTTCGCGCCCGAGCCCTCCTACGCCTCCGAAGGCCGGCTCACCGCCGTCCGCGAGTTCAAGATGATGGTGCGCGCCCTGCACCAGGCCGGCTTCGAGGTCATCATCGACGTCGTCTACAATCACACCGGCGAGGGCAACCGGATGGGGCCCACCCTGTCGTTCCGCGGCATCGACAACCGGTCGTACTACAAGGAAAACCCGCAAAACCGGCGCTTCCTGATGGACTACACCGGCACGGGCAACACGCTCGACGCCGGCAACTCGTACGTGCTGCAGCTCATCATGGACAGCCTGCGCTACTGGGTGCAGGAGATGCACGTCGACGGATTTCGCTTCGACCTCGCCTCGGCGCTCGCCCGCGAGCTGTTCGATGTCGACATGCTCTCCGCTTTTTTCCAGATCATCCAGCAGGATCCGGTGCTCAGCCGCGTCAAGCTGATCGCCGAACCGTGGGACGTGGGCCCGGGCGGCTACCAGGTGGGCGGCTTCCCGTGGCAGTGGACGGAATGGAACGGGCGGTATCGCGACGTCATCCGCCGGTTCTGGCGCGGCGACCGGGGGCTCGTCGGGCCGATGGCGACCAACTTCGCCGGCTCCAGCGATCTCTACGAACGCTCCGGCCGCCGGCCGTTCGCGTCGATCAATTTTATCACGGCGCACGACGGCTATACGCTCGAGGACTTCGTCAGCTACGAAGCCAAACACAACCTGGCGAACGGCGAGGACAATCGCGACGGCCACAACGACAACCACAGCATCAATTTTGGCATCGAGGGGCCGACGGATGTGCCGGTGGTGCTCGAACAGCGCGAGCGGACGAAGCGCGGACTCATGGCGACGCTCCTCCTCTCGCAAGGCGTACCCATGCTGCTCGGCGGCGACGAGCTGTCGCGGACGCAGAACGGAAACAACAACGCCTACTGCCAGGACAACGAAATAAACTGGTACGACTGGAAGCTCGACGAACGCCAACAGGCCTTCTTCGAGTACGTGGCGAGCCTGATCGCCTTCAGGAAGGCGCATCCCAACTTTAACCGGCACCGCTTCCTCACCGGCCGGCCCGACGAGGACGGAGAACGCGACGTGATCTGGCTGCACCCCGCCGGCCGGGAAATGGACAATGGGGATTGGACAAACGGCACCCTGCAGACACTGGGGATGCTGCTCAACGGCGGCCGCATCAACAGTGTCGACATGCGCGGCAACCCCCTGGCCGACGACACCTTTCTGGTGTGGATGAATGCCTCCGACGAGGATGTCGACGTGACGCTTCCCGACAACCCGCGCGCCCCGAAACGCTGGATCGAGGCCAACCCCCTGGCGGAAACGGAGATGCCGAAGCTGGCCTACACCGCCGGCGATACCCTGCGGCTCGAGCATCGAACGGTATTCATCCTGCAGGCGACGGGGTAAGGATCCGTCACGGGCTGACGGGCATGCCGACGTGCATGGCCTCGGCGATGCGGAGGAAATCCCCCTTGATTCGACGAAGCGTAAGGACCAACCTGATGCCCGCGGGTCACACCCCTACTTTACAGGGCCTCCAGAAACGATTCAGACGCCGTCGG
Encoded proteins:
- the glgX gene encoding glycogen debranching protein GlgX, translated to MNGKSNVMEKRTPAGMRPWPGKPYPLGATWDGLGVNFALYSQHATHIELVLFDAPEDRAPARTIAMAERTGPIWHMYVPQLRPGQLYGYRVHGPFDPGDGHRFNANKVLLDPYARAIGRSLQWDPSLFGYVKDHPEEDLSYSELDSAPFAPLGVVVESRFEWGEDRPPRIPWEDTIIYETHVRGISKLHPDVDAPLQGTYLGLASDAVIDHLRTLGVTTIQLLPVHAKVQDEFLVEKGLSNYWGYNTLSFFAPEPSYASEGRLTAVREFKMMVRALHQAGFEVIIDVVYNHTGEGNRMGPTLSFRGIDNRSYYKENPQNRRFLMDYTGTGNTLDAGNSYVLQLIMDSLRYWVQEMHVDGFRFDLASALARELFDVDMLSAFFQIIQQDPVLSRVKLIAEPWDVGPGGYQVGGFPWQWTEWNGRYRDVIRRFWRGDRGLVGPMATNFAGSSDLYERSGRRPFASINFITAHDGYTLEDFVSYEAKHNLANGEDNRDGHNDNHSINFGIEGPTDVPVVLEQRERTKRGLMATLLLSQGVPMLLGGDELSRTQNGNNNAYCQDNEINWYDWKLDERQQAFFEYVASLIAFRKAHPNFNRHRFLTGRPDEDGERDVIWLHPAGREMDNGDWTNGTLQTLGMLLNGGRINSVDMRGNPLADDTFLVWMNASDEDVDVTLPDNPRAPKRWIEANPLAETEMPKLAYTAGDTLRLEHRTVFILQATG